From a region of the Aeoliella mucimassa genome:
- a CDS encoding golvesin C-terminal-like domain-containing protein — translation MALSALGVTETAYTPTGGLDGKIVYIHGGHGYTDDGSGWGFQRPEEVSIGGGTVIDSEMIEDLGNQDQMTLFANYLFNAGATVVPLRPIGNQPNEAVLDNDDAGVSFIGTWTDSNSSVYYGDAGDVPYRYAYTSEFETSVARYQPDLPESGYYPIYTWVVASTNRATDQLYRIHYSGGEAEVTVDHSRVGSGLVYLGTYYFEAGSSGHVEISNQSSEQGKVVVADMIRFGNGMGDIDRGNGVSGRSREDEAGLYWVEWHVERSQGIPESAYRASSSDRSASVSLAPRYAAYMNNEDVGTLSDRVFVSFHTNAGGGSARGVIGLYNGNNSASSETPNQYQLALSLASEINDDLVSLDGEFEHDWYDRGRSVTLDRSDIEFGEINNNYIDDEFDATIVETGYHDNELDIELLRDPNVRDAIARATYQGLVEYFRTVDGNSTSATVLPAAVDGVWATSDEAGSVTVHWNAAEVSQALGDAATGYRVYASSNGYGFDGGVYVSGGNTLDYTFTGLDPKQTYYFQVVAENEGGASPGSQVVAAKPLAAEERVLIVNGFDRLGRSQNPIQDSPYTDSVQRVRPQESNSGDYLVTVASAIQQSASTLAIDSTSNEAVISGQVDLTDYDAVIWMSGEESSADDTFNQTEQNLVSQYIAGGGNFFASGSEIAWDLDWLNNGRDFFENVLRASYAADNANTYVASGVAGGLLDGLDLSFDDGSEFYDVDYPDVLTTSSGSTLIATYSTGGGAGTYAAGSRGSGDVVVLGFPIESVMSASDRTEAIRRILAAFGLSTVADQQFEESLDNSSANPEFTSSGSWSTVRSSQAVNATFQSAAAEPSNAATWQFDLDAYGQAELLVRWVTTSTSTTQAVYTIDTGFGPQIFYANQSIQSGQWVSLGSFPIAAGLHEVTLTATSTESGKTLSADSVKLVVSGATTSLADFNDNGTVGLGDYTVWRDQLGSIVVRGDVADANGNTIIDIEDYEIWKSQIGMVIAPPASVASPVVSGTQAGDEEQAVVDIAEDSDSQQTPVAPLSANAAPEAPVPSLAVSTNASKSTNSSSQPAAAWASIAGVKSRRLFSASTQAGDSEQDVASTRSAAVRLEVLDAVYSTLATKRDSIELVLESDSGKQIEAEHATVDSPLASPWRIENQLTSAMKRFSM, via the coding sequence TTGGCTCTCTCTGCACTCGGGGTGACAGAGACTGCCTATACTCCCACCGGCGGTCTCGATGGCAAGATTGTCTACATCCACGGCGGTCACGGTTACACCGACGATGGATCCGGCTGGGGATTTCAGCGCCCTGAAGAAGTTAGCATCGGTGGTGGTACGGTCATCGATTCCGAGATGATCGAAGACCTCGGCAATCAGGATCAGATGACCCTGTTTGCGAACTACCTGTTCAATGCGGGAGCAACCGTCGTACCGCTGCGACCAATCGGCAACCAACCGAACGAGGCAGTACTCGACAACGACGACGCTGGCGTGTCGTTCATCGGCACCTGGACCGATTCCAACTCATCTGTCTACTACGGCGATGCTGGCGACGTGCCGTATCGGTACGCCTACACCAGTGAATTCGAGACCTCCGTCGCCCGCTACCAGCCCGATCTTCCCGAGTCTGGTTATTATCCGATTTACACCTGGGTGGTCGCTTCGACAAATCGCGCAACCGATCAGCTCTACCGCATTCATTACTCCGGCGGCGAAGCGGAAGTTACCGTTGATCACAGTCGCGTTGGGAGTGGCTTAGTTTATCTTGGCACGTACTATTTCGAAGCGGGATCGAGCGGCCATGTGGAAATCAGCAATCAGTCGAGCGAGCAGGGAAAAGTAGTTGTCGCCGACATGATTCGCTTCGGCAATGGAATGGGGGACATCGACCGCGGGAATGGTGTTTCGGGTCGATCACGGGAAGACGAAGCGGGACTGTACTGGGTGGAATGGCACGTCGAACGCAGCCAGGGCATCCCAGAGAGTGCTTATCGAGCGTCTTCCTCCGATCGGTCGGCCAGTGTATCGCTGGCACCACGTTACGCTGCGTATATGAACAACGAGGATGTTGGCACATTATCCGATCGTGTCTTCGTAAGCTTCCATACCAACGCCGGTGGAGGGAGCGCGCGTGGAGTCATCGGACTCTACAATGGCAACAACAGTGCGAGTTCAGAAACTCCCAACCAGTATCAATTAGCGTTGTCGCTGGCGTCGGAAATCAACGACGACCTCGTGTCGCTCGATGGAGAGTTTGAACACGATTGGTACGATCGTGGGCGTAGCGTAACGCTCGATCGTTCCGACATTGAATTTGGCGAAATCAACAACAACTACATCGACGATGAGTTCGATGCGACGATCGTTGAAACGGGATACCACGACAACGAATTAGATATCGAGTTATTGCGCGATCCGAATGTTCGTGACGCGATTGCTCGGGCGACTTACCAGGGGTTGGTAGAGTATTTCCGCACGGTCGATGGTAACTCCACGTCCGCCACCGTGTTGCCGGCAGCGGTCGATGGAGTATGGGCCACCAGCGACGAGGCAGGCAGTGTCACAGTGCATTGGAATGCCGCGGAAGTATCGCAAGCCCTCGGCGACGCAGCCACCGGGTATCGTGTCTATGCTTCGAGCAACGGTTATGGCTTCGATGGCGGAGTCTATGTTTCTGGTGGTAATACGCTCGACTACACCTTCACGGGACTCGACCCCAAGCAAACGTACTACTTCCAAGTCGTAGCGGAAAACGAAGGTGGAGCCTCTCCTGGCTCACAGGTGGTTGCTGCCAAACCGCTGGCTGCAGAAGAGCGGGTGCTCATCGTCAACGGATTCGACCGTCTGGGGAGATCGCAGAATCCCATACAAGACTCTCCGTACACCGACTCGGTCCAGCGTGTACGCCCCCAAGAGAGCAACTCCGGCGACTACCTGGTCACCGTAGCTTCAGCCATTCAGCAAAGTGCAAGTACGCTGGCAATCGATTCGACCAGTAACGAAGCAGTGATCTCTGGCCAAGTCGATCTGACCGATTATGACGCGGTGATCTGGATGTCGGGCGAAGAATCGAGTGCCGACGATACCTTCAACCAGACAGAGCAAAACCTCGTATCGCAATATATCGCTGGTGGTGGGAACTTCTTCGCTTCAGGCTCCGAGATTGCTTGGGATCTCGATTGGCTCAACAATGGACGCGACTTTTTCGAGAACGTGCTGAGAGCTTCCTACGCGGCCGACAATGCGAATACGTACGTCGCCTCTGGAGTTGCCGGGGGATTGCTCGACGGTCTGGACCTGAGCTTCGACGATGGCTCGGAGTTCTACGATGTCGACTACCCCGACGTGCTAACCACCAGCAGTGGATCGACCTTGATTGCCACTTACTCGACTGGTGGGGGAGCTGGCACCTACGCAGCAGGTTCCCGAGGTTCCGGCGACGTTGTCGTGCTTGGCTTCCCGATCGAAAGCGTGATGTCGGCAAGTGATCGCACCGAAGCGATCCGTCGAATTCTCGCTGCGTTTGGGCTATCAACCGTGGCCGATCAGCAGTTTGAGGAGTCGCTCGATAACTCGAGTGCCAATCCCGAGTTCACTTCGTCTGGAAGCTGGTCGACAGTGCGTTCGTCGCAGGCAGTCAACGCGACTTTCCAGTCCGCCGCGGCAGAGCCTTCGAATGCGGCGACCTGGCAATTCGATCTCGACGCTTATGGGCAGGCGGAACTGTTGGTCCGTTGGGTCACCACCAGCACCAGTACGACGCAGGCTGTCTACACGATCGATACGGGATTCGGCCCTCAGATTTTTTATGCCAATCAGTCGATACAAAGTGGGCAGTGGGTCTCACTGGGATCATTCCCGATTGCCGCGGGCCTACACGAAGTCACCCTAACAGCGACTTCGACCGAGTCGGGGAAGACTCTCTCGGCCGATTCGGTGAAGTTGGTCGTCTCTGGAGCCACGACTTCGCTGGCCGACTTCAACGACAATGGTACCGTGGGACTCGGCGATTACACCGTGTGGCGCGACCAGCTTGGAAGCATCGTGGTACGAGGCGACGTTGCCGATGCGAACGGCAACACCATCATCGACATCGAGGACTACGAAATCTGGAAGAGTCAGATTGGCATGGTCATCGCTCCGCCAGCCAGCGTGGCTTCGCCTGTAGTTAGCGGAACCCAGGCTGGAGACGAAGAGCAAGCGGTGGTCGACATCGCCGAGGATAGCGACTCGCAGCAAACACCAGTTGCACCATTGTCAGCCAATGCCGCGCCTGAGGCTCCAGTTCCCAGCCTGGCGGTGAGTACAAACGCAAGCAAATCCACCAACAGCTCATCTCAGCCTGCAGCAGCATGGGCTTCTATCGCGGGTGTCAAAAGCCGCAGGTTGTTTTCCGCTTCCACCCAGGCTGGGGATTCCGAGCAAGATGTCGCATCAACGCGGAGTGCCGCGGTTCGGTTGGAGGTGCTCGACGCGGTTTATTCCACTTTGGCAACAAAGCGCGACTCCATCGAACTCGTATTGGAGAGTGATTCAGGGAAACAGATCGAAGCGGAGCACGCTACAGTGGATTCACCTCTTGCCAGCCCGTGGAGAATAGAAAATCAGCTTACTTCAGCGATGAAACGCTTCTCTATGTAG